A single Methanocaldococcus bathoardescens DNA region contains:
- the csx1 gene encoding CRISPR-associated CARF protein Csx1 codes for MQKILIAPWGNFVTWKEVIYSFDGVEKESKSSISAICEKIKPDKIYILVLDTLSHLGSENYEDIVKEVKEKTESFIKENLNIDNYEIIVCPGVGTFPNGKFYGNLVDYYSFALYELSKRFDGDLEVHLDLTHGLNYMPVLTYKVVKDLLEIQSIKNKVRLVVYNSDPYVGREKETLNIHIVEDKIIVPSLSFDGVTTNFLNTTKFIDKKHIGKIMREINQNKKIRELKLMKQNINAFLASLVYALPLVYSTFFVDEEKINDKIKEIINLFISNIKVDAENKELKRYLKFEDGFNALVKAYFTSKVCKIPELIKNELSLKEIEELKNTLFKENPNAQFIKNEIASIYNIVNTKYKTNELSEIVENWIPVYKFRREDVDKFNIRNFLAHAGFEKSVTEIYISAENKNGKIELNEKTSLRYNKEHIEEKNGIKRFIFKYKNKNGKIEEINILEKIEEILLNK; via the coding sequence AAGTTATATACTCATTTGATGGAGTTGAAAAAGAGTCAAAAAGTTCAATATCTGCAATTTGTGAAAAAATTAAACCAGATAAAATTTATATATTGGTTTTAGATACTTTATCTCATTTAGGGTCAGAAAATTATGAAGATATTGTAAAAGAAGTTAAAGAAAAGACAGAAAGTTTTATAAAAGAAAATTTAAACATTGATAACTACGAAATAATTGTATGTCCGGGTGTTGGAACATTTCCAAATGGGAAATTTTATGGAAATTTAGTTGATTATTATTCTTTTGCTCTTTATGAATTGTCTAAAAGATTTGATGGAGATTTAGAGGTTCATTTGGACTTAACACATGGTTTAAATTACATGCCTGTCTTAACATACAAGGTAGTTAAAGACCTCTTAGAGATTCAATCTATTAAAAACAAGGTTAGATTAGTTGTTTATAACTCAGACCCTTATGTTGGAAGAGAAAAAGAAACATTAAATATTCATATTGTAGAGGATAAAATTATTGTTCCATCTCTAAGCTTTGATGGCGTAACTACAAACTTTTTAAATACTACTAAATTTATTGATAAAAAACATATTGGCAAAATAATGAGGGAAATCAATCAAAATAAAAAGATAAGAGAGTTAAAGTTAATGAAACAAAATATAAATGCATTTTTAGCATCTTTAGTTTATGCCTTACCGTTAGTTTATTCTACATTTTTTGTTGATGAAGAAAAGATTAATGATAAAATAAAGGAAATAATCAATTTATTTATTTCAAATATTAAGGTAGATGCTGAAAATAAAGAATTAAAAAGGTATCTAAAATTCGAAGATGGATTTAATGCGTTAGTTAAAGCATACTTTACCTCAAAAGTTTGTAAAATTCCAGAACTAATAAAAAACGAACTGTCTTTAAAAGAAATTGAAGAATTGAAAAATACATTGTTTAAAGAAAATCCTAATGCTCAATTTATAAAGAACGAAATTGCATCCATTTATAACATAGTCAATACCAAGTATAAAACAAATGAGCTTAGTGAAATAGTAGAAAATTGGATTCCAGTATATAAATTTAGAAGAGAAGATGTTGATAAATTCAATATAAGAAACTTTTTAGCACACGCTGGATTTGAAAAAAGTGTGACTGAAATTTATATTTCCGCAGAAAATAAAAATGGAAAAATTGAACTCAATGAAAAAACTTCTCTTAGATATAATAAAGAGCATATAGAAGAGAAAAATGGAATTAAAAGGTTTATATTTAAATATAAGAACAAAAATGGAAAAATAGAGGAAATAAATATCTTAGAGAAAATCGAGGAAATATTGCTAAATAAATAA
- a CDS encoding PFL family protein: protein MFRPEEIIETIKMIKMENLDLRTVTLGISLRDCVSKDLDELKENIYNKITTSAENLVDVANRVSEKYGIPIVNKRIAVTPISLVIGGAIKDLDKEEKIKACIEVGEVLDKAAKKVKVDFLGGYSALVHKDATKEDMALIDSIPFMMEKTERVCSSVNVASTKTGINMDAVKRMGEIIKETAFRTEKAIGCAKLVVFANAPEDNPFMAGAFHGVGEGDKVINVGVSGPGVVRAVIEKLPDADFGTLANEIKKVAFKITRVGELIGREVSKELGVKFGVVDLSLAPTPARGDSIANILEAMGLEKCGTHGSTAALALLNDAVKKGGAMATSYVGGLSGAFIPVSEDSGMVEAVEAGALSLEKLEAMTCVCSVGIDMVAIPGDTPASTISAIIADEMAIGVINNKTTAVRIIPVPGKKAGEYVDYGGLLGRAPIMEVSKYSSEKFIKRGGRIPAPLQALTN from the coding sequence ATGTTCAGACCAGAAGAAATTATTGAAACCATTAAAATGATTAAGATGGAAAACTTAGATTTAAGAACAGTTACCTTAGGAATAAGCTTAAGGGACTGTGTTTCAAAAGATTTAGATGAATTAAAAGAGAATATATACAATAAAATAACTACTTCAGCTGAAAATTTGGTTGATGTTGCTAATAGAGTGTCAGAAAAGTATGGAATTCCAATAGTAAATAAGAGAATTGCAGTAACACCAATATCATTAGTCATTGGTGGAGCTATAAAAGATTTAGATAAAGAGGAGAAAATAAAAGCATGTATTGAAGTTGGGGAGGTTTTAGATAAAGCTGCTAAGAAAGTTAAGGTAGATTTTTTAGGAGGTTACTCTGCATTGGTTCATAAAGATGCAACAAAAGAAGATATGGCTTTAATTGATTCTATCCCATTTATGATGGAAAAGACAGAGAGAGTTTGTTCATCAGTAAATGTAGCTTCAACAAAGACAGGAATTAATATGGATGCGGTTAAAAGAATGGGAGAGATTATTAAAGAAACAGCATTTAGAACAGAAAAAGCTATTGGATGTGCTAAATTGGTGGTTTTTGCTAATGCACCTGAAGACAACCCATTCATGGCTGGGGCGTTTCATGGAGTTGGTGAGGGAGATAAAGTTATAAATGTTGGTGTTTCAGGGCCGGGTGTTGTTAGGGCAGTTATTGAAAAACTGCCAGACGCTGATTTTGGAACTTTAGCAAATGAAATTAAAAAGGTAGCTTTTAAAATTACAAGAGTTGGGGAGTTAATTGGAAGAGAGGTTTCTAAGGAGTTGGGAGTTAAATTTGGAGTCGTAGATTTATCCTTAGCCCCAACTCCTGCAAGAGGAGATAGTATAGCAAATATCTTAGAGGCTATGGGTTTAGAGAAGTGTGGAACACATGGCTCAACTGCTGCATTGGCTTTATTAAACGATGCTGTTAAAAAAGGAGGAGCAATGGCTACATCTTATGTTGGGGGATTGAGTGGAGCTTTTATCCCAGTTAGTGAAGATAGCGGAATGGTTGAGGCTGTTGAAGCTGGAGCATTAAGTTTAGAAAAATTAGAGGCAATGACTTGTGTTTGTTCTGTAGGTATAGATATGGTTGCCATTCCAGGAGATACACCTGCATCAACCATATCAGCAATAATAGCTGATGAAATGGCTATTGGAGTTATAAACAACAAGACAACTGCTGTAAGAATCATTCCAGTCCCAGGTAAAAAAGCTGGAGAGTATGTTGATTATGGGGGTTTGTTGGGAAGAGCCCCAATTATGGAAGTTAGTAAATACTCATCTGAAAAGTTTATTAAAAGAGGAGGAAGAATTCCAGCCCCATTACAGGCATTAACTAATTAA